Proteins encoded within one genomic window of Canis lupus baileyi chromosome 36, mCanLup2.hap1, whole genome shotgun sequence:
- the LOC140625457 gene encoding gamma-crystallin D, whose protein sequence is MGKITFYEDRGFQGHHYECSSDHSNLQPYFSRCNSVRVDSGCWMLYEQPNYTGGQYFLRCGDYPDYQQWMGLSDSVRSCRLIPHAGSHRIRLYEREDYRGQMMEFTEDCSSLQDRFHFNEIYSLHVLEGSWVLYELPNYRGRQYLLRPGDYRRYHDWGGTSARVGSLRRVMDYY, encoded by the exons ATGGGGAAG ATCACCTTCTACGAGGACCGGGGCTTCCAGGGCCACCACTATGAGTGCAGCAGTGACCACTCCAACCTGCAGCCCTACTTCAGCCGCTGCAACTCGGTGCGGGTGGACAGCGGCTGCTGGATGCTCTACGAGCAGCCCAACTACACTGGGGGCCAGTACTTCCTGCGGTGCGGGGACTACCCCGACTACCAGCAGTGGATGGGCCTCAGTGACTCGGTCCGCTCCTGTCGTCTCATCCCCCAT GCTGGCTCTCACAGGATCAGACTCTATGAGAGGGAAGATTATAGAGGCCAGATGATGGAGTTCACGGAGGACTGCTCCTCTCTTCAGGACCGCTTCCACTTCAATGAGATTTACTCCCTGCATGTGCTGGAGGGTTCTTGGGTCCTCTATGAGCTGCCCAACTACCGGGGGCGGCAATACCTGCTGAGGCCAGGGGACTACAGGCGCTACCATGACTGGGGAGGCACAAGTGCCCGGGTGGGCTCTTTGAGGAGAGTCATGGATTACTACTGA